Proteins found in one Streptomyces sp. NBC_00461 genomic segment:
- a CDS encoding MurR/RpiR family transcriptional regulator, which yields MPSTDVTTLIRTELPRLAGSLRKVGELILEDPAAVTHCSAAELGRRTGTSQATVTRFCRAIGLDSYQHLLIELAQERGRGEVSEWGSTEIDTDISPDDSLERVVQVVGVADLRAIQQTIDRIDLDAVERAAQALARARRIDVYGVGGSGAVAQETETRLFRIGCSVRGWTEVHGAATSAALLTPADVVIGISHSGATRETLEPFEMAKERGATTIALTTDPRSPLARAADIRLISATSETSFRTGSIGGRHSVLMLVDCLYVRVAQLSYQRASASLALTDHITPQHAVKSRRAR from the coding sequence ATGCCCTCGACGGACGTCACCACACTGATCCGCACCGAGCTCCCCCGGCTGGCCGGATCCCTCCGGAAGGTCGGCGAGCTGATCCTGGAGGATCCGGCCGCCGTCACCCACTGCTCGGCCGCCGAGCTCGGCCGCCGTACCGGCACCTCGCAGGCGACGGTGACCCGCTTCTGCCGCGCCATCGGGCTCGACTCCTACCAGCATCTGCTGATCGAGCTGGCGCAGGAGCGCGGCCGGGGCGAGGTCTCCGAGTGGGGCTCCACCGAGATCGACACCGACATCTCGCCCGACGACAGCCTGGAGCGGGTCGTGCAGGTCGTCGGCGTCGCCGACCTGCGGGCGATCCAGCAGACCATCGACCGCATCGACCTGGACGCGGTCGAGCGCGCGGCCCAGGCCCTTGCCCGAGCGCGGCGCATCGACGTGTACGGCGTCGGGGGCAGCGGCGCGGTGGCCCAGGAGACCGAGACCCGGCTGTTCCGCATCGGCTGCTCGGTGCGCGGCTGGACCGAGGTGCACGGCGCGGCCACCTCCGCGGCCCTGCTCACCCCTGCGGACGTGGTCATCGGCATCTCGCACTCCGGCGCGACCCGCGAGACGCTCGAACCGTTCGAAATGGCCAAGGAGCGGGGCGCCACGACGATCGCCCTCACCACGGACCCGCGTTCGCCGCTCGCCAGGGCCGCCGACATCCGGCTGATCTCGGCCACTTCGGAGACCAGCTTCCGCACCGGCAGCATCGGCGGCCGGCACTCGGTCCTGATGCTCGTCGACTGCCTCTACGTCCGGGTCGCCCAGCT